The sequence TTCTTTTCAGAACACTAATAAAAGACAagctcttattggttgctataggaaactaagacagttttccttttagacagttttgataaatgaggcccagtACCCATTACATGAAGAATAGTTACAAGTTCTTCCAGGTGACACTCTTGTATCTGGGGTGTGCTGCAGAGGACAAGCTGTATGAAAGGTGCGGTAAATTCCTAACAGTGGACTTGGCGCTGCACCAGACTACAAAGCCCAATGTAGAGTGTTAATCTGCACTAAAAAACatgcttaaaaggggttgtgcaagtggtttatattgatgacctatcctcaggattggccatcaatatcagatcccccGCAGATGAGCAGTTTGAAGGAGGCGGCGCTCATACAAGTCGGACCGccgttgatctgatattgatggcctatcccgaggataggccattaaatACAAAAATCCCCTGCAAAATCCCTTCAAGTCTTAGTTCTACTCACCATAAACTTGGAGACTAGCCAAAATTTGACAAATTGTCATTTCACAAAAGGCGAAACATAAAAATACATTATTCTAAGTGTTTTAATTTTATTGGTCCAGCAACTGCAAAATATACAAATATCTGAAAGACATGTCTTGTATCAGCAGACATAGTTTCTCTTAGGCAATCGTACCAGACAAATACACACACAAAGATATAATTAACATGTCACAAATGTAATGGGAGCATAAGCTGAACTTAcaacattaaataaataaatagcatacctaaaacagaataaaaaaaactgagtCTTAATaacaaaacaatttaaaaaaaattgttggtcTCCTGTAACATTAATGCATTCCAGTACTAGAAATACATAGTTATTTAAAGCCAAGAGCACCTAGAAACTGAGGAATGACCAGCATAAAACACAATAAATGTTAAACCCCCCTGATGGGGGTAATTTAGTTTACTGTGCTGGTCAGACGTCAATACAATGCCACTAACCATTACATGACCCATGTACCCATGGGTGCATTTAAAAGAAAGGTGGACCCAGAGATCACTGGATTATATGTAGAACATTTGCAGATCTATGGATATGGGTAAACAACACCCAACATTAACAAAATCCTTGTGTATGCACATGCACTATCCAGTGGCCTCTGGTGACATTGAGAGTGATCTCCTTATATTTCTATATAACTGAAGAATTTAAATTATCTTAAAGAGGATTTGTCACCAGATTTCACAATGCAAACGGCATACATAGATCCCCTAGACCTGACGAGGCTGGTGTACTTGCTTTGAATATCCACGTCAGAATGGCtgcataatttatttattttatttttttacaatttttatgaCCTGAACTCCTAAAACATTTAATTTTCAAAAACAACTATTAGACAACACATCTGACATGGACTTTCAAAGCAAGTACACCAGCTTCATCAGCTCCAAGATCGGTTTAACAATGTATGCCATTTGCATTGTGACTCCTGGTGACATATCCTCTTTAAAACAAAAcatcaaaaaagtaaaaaaacaattttCCAGTCAAACATTATTATTACGCACAGAAAATTCCACACAAACGTGTTATTGCAGGCCACAGTCAACTGTCGTGGACCTGCAAAACTGCAAGTTCCACACTTTTCTATTGGATGACTATATAATCCAAATATGCAGTCCAATAAATCATTCCCAGTGCAACCGCAATGGTGGCTCTCGTAGCAATTTGGATCAACATATGAAAAACACTTTGCCATTGTATTTCTAGGCGTCTGATGGAATATTGGACTTCAtctaaggcagggatgcccaacctgtggccttccagctgttgcaaaactacagctcccagcttgcctagacagcctacagctactagggcatgctgggagttgtagttttgcaacagctggaggtccgcagattgagcatccctgattAAAAGGAGTCAGTCCCGGCACATTTGTCCACGCCATGAATTCTAAGCATCATCTGAAACTCACTACCCTGTCAAACATTAAAGTGCAAATATGCATCTTTGAGATAAAGTCAAACCGTACAAaaatataatcctccctccaaacTATTTAGATCATTTTGCTCTTCAAGGATTCAGCCAGAAGAGCACAACGATATGGCTGATCCTGGTGCCACATTTATAAAGTGTGTGTGTGCCTAGAAGTGAAGGCTTTAGCAGTAGAAGCAGCTCCAGAAAGCTCGGGCTATAGAAAGCAGTCAATGAATACGGTTCTCTACTAGCAGCTTTTGGGGAGACATATAAGAGTCTCCATTCTTTTTACCATAGAATATGATAATATTCCCATTGAGGCACATGGAGACATGATATATGGCTCAAAAGGCTGACCACTTCTGCCTATGCATGCATCAATACAGCAAGCTAGACTACCTGGGATAGGGCTGCAAGAGCAGGAAGAGTCCATTTAAGCTTCATGTAAGAGCAATCTGGAGCTGCACCCTGTACCACAGTGTGAATGTCACACATAGGATAGTAGGGTAAAGCATACTCAATATATCAGAATGTTTCAGGGCATTCACAATGGGGAAGGAAGGGTGTTAAGCTTTTTATTCGTTTTTAAGTAATTACTCACTACTCATCTAAAAccgtataaaataaaaatcaactgGGCAATAACTACAAAATGGAACATTAATAAAAACAGAAGTAAAACATAATTACACAAGACGAGATTTGTCGGCGTACAAGCAGCTCCAGCTGTGCACCCCATAACTGAAATGACTCGGAGGCTCCATGCCCAACTCTTGGTAGGAGAAGGAACTAAGAACAAAACAAAACCCTTTGGTGTTTATCTGCTTTTCCAGTTTGATTTAATGCGTTCAGACATAAGCAGCTGCAGGCTCGAACACTTGAGTCCAAAGAGAAGAAATCTGCAGACAAGCTTTAGTAATGGAGCACGGAACGCAGAAAGGGACAAGATGATCACTTGTTGACTTGACAGGTCTTAAACTGTCCGTGAAGATCAGGTTCACTTATGCCCTGCAATAAAAAGGTAAATGCATCATTTCACATATTAATGTTACTTATTTTATGCACAAAGCATGCAACAAGAATTACAGCACACTAGAGCAACAGTCATATACACGTGAACAACGGTGCACCTACGACCATTGTGCAGTATTTATTATAATCCACTTCTGGGTTCTTTATGTGACAGTTACAGTGTCAGCGTGATCTGCAATGGAGGAGGCTAATAGTAACTTGTTTGAAATTTAAAGTTGGATTCACATCTCCTATTGAAGGGGTATTCCCgtttgggacattgatggcataataATAGAATAAGCCatgtgtcagataggtgtgggtcccagctctGGGCCCCTGAAGTAAGAGATGCAcgacttgctctccattcactggtaGCGTGGCCACCTCTCCGAGCGGTCAATGGAGGTTGGTTGCACATGACCGACTGCTCCCCTTTCCCtggagataggagtggtttcCAGAGGATGGGACCTGCACCTTTCTGACATGgattgcatatcctagcgatatgctatcAATTTCCCATACGGGAATAGCCCTTTAAAAtcaaatatatatgttaaaggacaTATCCACCCAAATATTTATACAAATTTAAATCTAGACCGCAGCCAATGCCAATCTTCTACTCCTTTCAGATTCACAAAAGAACTAAAACATTGCCTGTTGTGTTCAGGGTCATATGATCTACACAAACAACCTTGGTCTTTTTTAGGCTTGGTTCACACTGCCTGTGGCAGACTACTCTACTCAGTCTGGcaaaaatgaatgggaagcaggTCCAAATGAGTCTAAAGATGAATGCTTGGGACTCAGTTTGCCTCTCTGAACAGATCCATTGCTTCAATACAGTTTTGGGGGGAAGCCCAGCAGAAGGCAAAAGGTGGTGTAAacccaacattacagggtctaccAGCCAATATAGATTTCCTGGCTAAAATAATATCCAGGCACCCATAATAGTATACTGTGACATATAGAGAATAATGAATAATGGTAATAGTTGCATTTTAATGCAGAACACAATAATGACATGCATGTCTATGCAAAATGTGTGGGTCTATTATACGCAGACACGACAGAACATCTAGCAATGTGCCCTACTATGGAGGAAACACCAAGCATGCCAAAGATTTAGAAATGGAGAGGATTTAACAAGGGTACAAAACTCAGACTTAAGTGTGCTCAATAAGTCCTCCTCTATCAGGAGGAGAAACTTTTCAGAGGGTTCACTTTACATGAGAAGAATGGCCAACATGCTCTCAATCAATTACCTTCTAAATAAAAATAAGGTAGCCAATGTGAAGTAATGACAAAGTGAGAGCCTTAAAAACGAGGGGAGAGGAACGCAGATTAAAGTCTGTGGGTGCTCACCCATCCTAAAAGGTCGACTGCATTGGCCTTTCGACCAATTATTATGTAAAGGATATTTTGTAATTTCGAGAACATTTGTGCTATTCTAGTAATAGGGTAAGGTAGCGGTAGAATGGGATCTAATCTAGCCAGGATCACACAAGCAGGTTATGCATCTTATAAGGAGGTTAGTTAAAAAGGTCTTGCACTTGGAAATATGTTAATCAAATGGCAGAAAAGAATGGAAATGAAGGAAATACTTACAGGCAAGCCTTCCCTAGCAAAGGCTGTAGGGAGAAAAAGGATCACTTTAAGTATAGCTCAAAATTAAGAAGTTTGGAAATCACATTAAAAGCAAGCAGAGAAAGGAGCAGGCAACACGGTTTCCAATTTCTGGGAGCACAATAACGCCCTATTCCACTTGTGACTGTAAGGCTAGACAGGGACTTGAAGATATTAGAAGACAATTCTAACCTGTGTAGTTTGCACAGTAGATGGTTCCTGAGATGCACAACCTGCCAGGGCAGATGCAAGATCCTCAAAGCTGTTGATCCGTTGTTTCTTGTTTGGTTCAGGACTTGCAAGAGGTGTGACACTATTGCGTCTCATCAGTGGAGCGGGACCTTTCTTACAATCCTGCAAACGAACACATAATGAGTAATGAAAAGTTATCTTCACATAAAAAATATCCAAGAACAAAAATCAGCAAAAACTGTGCTTATTCATTTGGTGCAAAGCATATGATTACTGGTATCTCTTATACCCTACAAAGATCAGACAAAATAACTCACCTCTGGTCTGTCCACATGGGTGTTGACGGCATCAATGCTGAAAGTGACTGTCTCAATGCGGCATCCTAAAGACATAATTATTAATTAGATCCACCATTACAGGAaaggtgtcaccaaaaatgttatctgccagtaaAACCAGACAGCAAtgcatatcctttttttttctaatctggttTTTATTTTCGGAttacagatttttaatttttttttattccaattactGAAGagtattatgggggcggccatcttgcctcagcatttacaaagcattaaaaaataGCTTTATGGCAGCCCGATGGTCCATAGAAACAATGGTCAGGAGAGGACCTCATTGGCTTCTATGggaaagttttctaggcatgctctgtgacctgtgcagaggtgatTGTACAAAGGACagaattgtgaatggtggatccagaCTTATCTAGACGCAAAGGTGATATCTCCGTCTCATTACAGGCAAGTTTAGAATAATATATaagtgcagtaaagtgatctgtaccgaccaagaagtggcacctattagtggccagtgtgaaaactgcaggaatttatattttttgtttaactatagatagtgacatggaaagtttaaaaataaaaaattttaaaaatatgttaaacataaaaacgtgattaaacaggtcattttctgatactTTTAAGTGAGTCTTGCTACAATTAACACCAAAACCTTCATGCCTCAGTTCCAAAGCAACCTGTTCCTGGGTTCTAGAGTACCCTGACAACTTCCATATCTGACCCATGGTCTCCCGCTTGGTCCTCAAACCCACTGCACAATTCCCCAGTCTGATGTATGCAACAACAATGAAAGACACTTACCATATGCAAGTGGGGTCAATTTAAGCATTGAATGCAGTGGACACTTGAGATACGGcatttcatctgggaaggaagggaattttttttttaataagattGAGCCCAAAACAAGCAAAATCTGTAAAACAGTATGGAGCATATATCATGCTGAATGTCCTCCTACCTGCAGATTTATCCAGAAAATAAGACAGGAGGCATCTCATAACAGCCTGATGACAAATAACTAGGACATTCCCTTGTCTCTCCAGCTCCATGATCACTGGCTCCAGACGCTGCACTAGATCTTGGTAGGACTACAGCAAATAGAAATATAAGCCGTTAAGTTCTGCAATATCTAACAATTGCTATTCTGATATATGGGTTTGACAGCTACATcaattaatgtgcacagtggcaGACCCCGAGTATTAATAACTCACCTCCCCTGATGGGTAGCGGTAGTGATATTTATCCTGCGCACGTAATGCATATTCCTCTGGAAACTGCTCTTTTATCTCTTCATAGGTCTTTTCTTCACACACACCCTGTAGATAAAAGGGAATCAGCAGTgactttctctacttttataaataTGGAACAAGAGGTTAAAAAATGCTAAAGGTGCATATAATAAAAACAGGCCTACATAAGGTAAGCTTTTACTTGTCCTGACAAATACAGAAACTACTGTTGGACACCGTCTTCAAAGTAAAGGAGGTCTACAAAGTAAAACTTTTGATcgttgggggtctgagtgctgagaccccactAATTactagaacaaggagagagaagtgctcatATACTGCAGGAGATTGAATATAAACAggctcatagactttctattgccaCAGCAAGGACAGAGTGTGCGTTATGTGAGCCCTTCTCTCCTTGCTCTAGCGATTGGTGGAGATCTCAGCACTAGGAACCCCACAGATCAAAAGTTTTGTGAAAGCACAGTGACCCTTTAACAGTGCGAGTACAATAATACCCCCATACTAACTTACCGCATCCAACTCATTTAATGCCTTCCACTGCTCATAGGGTACATTCAGAGCTTCAGCTGTTTGAATGGTTCTCTTCAGCTGACTAGTCCAGACTTTCAGCTCTTTTAAGTTCTGGTCCTCAATGTATTTCTTCAGTGCAAATGAAAACTGTGATATGAAAGAATAAAATTAACATCACTCGCAATGAAAGATTCTTTAAAGCAAGTGTTCATTGTAAGAAAAACTTCCAGGTTCAGAATGCAGCATAAGGATAGGATTAGAATACGGTTCCTCACCTTTTTCCCCCGTTGTGATAAACCAGAATCGCAACCAATTTTTCCCTGGACGTTGCTCTCACTTTCACCAGCTCTACATAAGTATATACAGCGGGGCTggacatgaatattcatgagataGTAAACTATCTTGCTTTGAATGTGATCCTGTACTCTGTTCACCAAAAATCTTCGGCCAACATCAATGACAATGATCATAGAGAGATCTCTGAAGAAAAGAGAGGGACGCGTCATACAAACGGCACGAGACAGTGCCCTAGTGATATTACATTCCTTCAATTACCAAGACTAGATGTGAGTAATTTATGAAAGTGTCAATGACATTAAATCTGCCATGACGTTAGTgtgttcacataaaaaaaaatgactagAAAACAGGTTTatttgtaaaataataataataataataataataataataataataataataaaagcctGGACAGGACCCAAATGCTACCTGTCATGATTATCTGGATCAAGAGGTTCATACATGTTCTTGTAGCAATTTATCCTTTTCATGAAGTCATCTAGTGCTTCTTTTGATGAGCAACCTTTGTAGTCTGGGCTGGACAATTTAACTTCCTGCAACAAAGCAAGATGCTATATTTAATGACAACATTGTAGATAGTTGGAAGACTTCATAGATATGCAAACTAAAGAAGGCTAAACAGttaagcctactttcacactaccgttcagagcgggtccgtctgatgtctgctcagacggatccgctcctataatgcagacgtttgtatccgttcagactaAAAAttcaaagtgtgaaagtagcctgaacggatccgtccagactttacattgaaagtcaatgggggacggatccgtttaaagattgagccatattgtgtcatcttcaaacggatccgtccccattgacttacattgtaagtctggacggatccgcttgcctccgcacggccaggcagacacccgaacgctgcaagcagcgttcaggtgtccgctcgctgagcggagcggaggctgaacgctgccagactgatgcattctgagcggatccgcgtccactcagaatgc is a genomic window of Bufo bufo chromosome 1, aBufBuf1.1, whole genome shotgun sequence containing:
- the PFKFB3 gene encoding 6-phosphofructo-2-kinase/fructose-2,6-bisphosphatase 3 isoform X3 gives rise to the protein MAQRRVGGPQLANSPTVIVMVGLPARGKTYISKKLTRYLNWSGVPTKVFNVGEYRREAVKDFSSFDFFRIDNQEAMKVRRQCALVALADVKSYLTQEGGQIAVFDATNTTRDRRSMIIDFAKENDFKVFFIESVCDDPSVIASNVMEVKLSSPDYKGCSSKEALDDFMKRINCYKNMYEPLDPDNHDRDLSMIIVIDVGRRFLVNRVQDHIQSKIVYYLMNIHVQPRCIYLCRAGESESNVQGKIGCDSGLSQRGKKFSFALKKYIEDQNLKELKVWTSQLKRTIQTAEALNVPYEQWKALNELDAGVCEEKTYEEIKEQFPEEYALRAQDKYHYRYPSGESYQDLVQRLEPVIMELERQGNVLVICHQAVMRCLLSYFLDKSADEMPYLKCPLHSMLKLTPLAYGCRIETVTFSIDAVNTHVDRPEDCKKGPAPLMRRNSVTPLASPEPNKKQRINSFEDLASALAGCASQEPSTVQTTQGISEPDLHGQFKTCQVNK
- the PFKFB3 gene encoding 6-phosphofructo-2-kinase/fructose-2,6-bisphosphatase 3 isoform X1, translated to MPMELMQNRIKKIWLPRDEMPEVPINVGGPQLANSPTVIVMVGLPARGKTYISKKLTRYLNWSGVPTKVFNVGEYRREAVKDFSSFDFFRIDNQEAMKVRRQCALVALADVKSYLTQEGGQIAVFDATNTTRDRRSMIIDFAKENDFKVFFIESVCDDPSVIASNVMEVKLSSPDYKGCSSKEALDDFMKRINCYKNMYEPLDPDNHDRDLSMIIVIDVGRRFLVNRVQDHIQSKIVYYLMNIHVQPRCIYLCRAGESESNVQGKIGCDSGLSQRGKKFSFALKKYIEDQNLKELKVWTSQLKRTIQTAEALNVPYEQWKALNELDAGVCEEKTYEEIKEQFPEEYALRAQDKYHYRYPSGESYQDLVQRLEPVIMELERQGNVLVICHQAVMRCLLSYFLDKSADEMPYLKCPLHSMLKLTPLAYGCRIETVTFSIDAVNTHVDRPEDCKKGPAPLMRRNSVTPLASPEPNKKQRINSFEDLASALAGCASQEPSTVQTTQGISEPDLHGQFKTCQVNK
- the PFKFB3 gene encoding 6-phosphofructo-2-kinase/fructose-2,6-bisphosphatase 3 isoform X2; the protein is MPMELMQNRIKKIWLPRDEMPEVPINVGGPQLANSPTVIVMVGLPARGKTYISKKLTRYLNWSGVPTKVFNVGEYRREAVKDFSSFDFFRIDNQEAMKVRRQCALVALADVKSYLTQEGGQIAVFDATNTTRDRRSMIIDFAKENDFKVFFIESVCDDPSVIASNVMEVKLSSPDYKGCSSKEALDDFMKRINCYKNMYEPLDPDNHDRDLSMIIVIDVGRRFLVNRVQDHIQSKIVYYLMNIHVQPRCIYLCRAGESESNVQGKIGCDSGLSQRGKKFSFALKKYIEDQNLKELKVWTSQLKRTIQTAEALNVPYEQWKALNELDAGVCEEKTYEEIKEQFPEEYALRAQDKYHYRYPSGESYQDLVQRLEPVIMELERQGNVLVICHQAVMRCLLSYFLDKSADEMPYLKCPLHSMLKLTPLAYGCRIETVTFSIDAVNTHVDRPEDCKKGPAPLMRRNSVTPLASPEPNKKQRINSFEDLASALAGCASQEPSTVQTTQPLLGKACLA